The proteins below come from a single Solea solea chromosome 6, fSolSol10.1, whole genome shotgun sequence genomic window:
- the LOC131460299 gene encoding opioid growth factor receptor-like encodes MWNYRHDCRFQTRLRHWNKNMLPDEKPNLGFYLGQRPSLPDGVYIHEFHNHWKGSYDMLERVHTFIQWLFPLPEEGMNPEAWPLTKEEIKDFCDSDTAKKNLLQSYKLMLDFYGLKLCDEKTGEIKRASNWEDRFYNLNNHTHNNLRITRILKCLGILGFPHFQTPLVQLFLKETLIHGELPSVKDSVLNYFVFAVRDKKQRRDLIQFAYSNYKPKDEFVWCPRRIQMKWLRMDAVKTSYELKSELRHQR; translated from the exons ATGTGGAACTACAGACATGACTGCCGT TTCCAGACCAGACTGCGTCACTGGAACAAGAACATGCTACCT GATGAAAAGCCCAATTTAGGGTTCTACCTTGGACAGAGGCCTTCTTTGCCAGATG gtGTCTACATACATGAGTTCCACAATCACTGGAAAGGAAGCTACGACATGCTGGAGCGTGTGCACACTTTCATTCAGTG GTTGTTCCCTCTGCCAGAGGAAGGCATGAACCCGGAGGCCTGGCCACtgacaaaagaagaaataaag GATttctgtgacagtgacactgcAAAGAAGAACCTGCTTCAGTCCTACAAGCTCATGTTAGACTTCTATGGCTTGAAGTTGTGTGATGAAAAGACTGGAGAAATCAAGAGAGCCTCAAACTGGGAAGACCGATTCTACAACCTGAACAA TCACACTCATAACAACCTGCGCATCACCCGCATCCTGAAGTGCCTGGGTATCCTGGGGTTTCCACATTTCCAAACTCCCCTGGTCCAGTTATTTCTGAAGGAGACTCTAATCCACGGAGAACTTCCAAGTGTCAAGGACAGTGTCCTCAACTACTTTGTGTTTGCTGTCCGGGACAAGAAGCAACGCAGGGACCTCATCCAGTTTGCATATTCAAACTACAAGCCCAAAGATGAGTTTGTGTGGTGCCCAAGGAGAATCCAGATGAAGTGGCTGAGAATGGATGCCGTCAAGACCAGTTATGAGCTCAAGTCTGAGCTTAGACACCAGAGATGA
- the LOC131460662 gene encoding potassium channel subfamily K member 15-like, with protein sequence MKKHNSIRTFCLILSIILYLLIGAAVFDALESESESSRKKVLEQKLNELKRKHGFTEEDYRRMERVVLLSEPHRAGSQWKFSGSFYFAITVITTIGYGHVAPRTDAGKAFCMFYAVLGIPLTLVMFQSLGERINTFVRYLLRRAKQGLGLLKVEVSIWNMVLVGLLSCMSTLCVGAAAFSHFEDWTFFTAYYYCFTTLTTIGFGDFVALQRTDALQRQPPYVAFSFMYILVGLTVIGAFLNLVVLRFLTVSADELVVRPEPNVEQRPQPKDTQEDREGSDTEAETAAVGDEDRRDGHSSRSYLSLPMEAGTSCTNLLPAPAEEHRHVSSPLRDSVLPDTSRFTPWFACICCDVDVQDSSYSSHWDQDFGHSNPVFYNSVSYRVEQTSCSSQQASPSCRGLCLVQNYPHTRRRSV encoded by the exons ATGAAGAAGCACAACAGCATCAGGACCTTCTGTCTCATCCTCTCCATCATCCTCTACCTGCTCATCGGTGCCGCGGTGTTTGATGCACTGGAGTCAGAGAGTGAGAGTTCAAGGAAAAAAGTGCTGGAGCAGAAGCTGAATGAGCTGAAGAGGAAGCACGGCTTCACTGAGGAAGATTACCGGCGCATGGAGAGAGTGGTGCTGCTGTCAGAGCCGCACAGAGCCGGCAGTCAGTGGAAGTTCAGCGGCTCTTTTTACTTCGCCATCACTGTTATCACCACCATAG GCTATGGCCACGTCGCTCCTCGGACTGATGCTGGAAAAGCTTTCTGCATGTTTTACGCCGTGCTGGGCATTCCTCTGACCCTGGTCATGTTCCAGAGCCTGGGAGAGAGGATCAACACTTTTGTCCGCTACCTCCTGAGAAGAGCGAAGCAGGGTCTGGGCCTCCTGAAGGTGGAGGTGTCCATCTGGAACATGGTCCTGGTGGGGCTGTTGTCTTGCATGAGTACTCTCTGTGTTGGAGCTGCAGCATTCTCTCATTTTGAGGACTGGACCTTCTTCACCGCCTACTACTACTGTTTCACCACACTCACCACTATCGGCTTTGGGGACTTTGTGGCCCTGCAGAGGACAGACGCTCTGCAGAGGCAGCCACCGTACGTGGCCTTCAGCTTCATGTACATCTTGGTTGGGCTGACAGTGATCGGTGCTTTTCTCAACCTGGTGGTCCTGAGGTTCCTCACTGTCAGCGCAGATGAGCTTGTGGTACGGCCGGAGCCAAACGTAGAGCAGAGGCCACAGCCTAAAGACACACAGGAGGACCGGGAGGGGTCGGACACCGAAGCAGAAACTGCTGCAGTGGGAGATGAAGACAGAAGAGATGGACACAGCAGCCGGTCTTACCTGAGTTTGCCGATGGAGGCGGGCACCAGCTGTACCAACCTCCTCCCTGCTCCTGCAGAGGAGCACAGACATGTTTCATCTCCACTCAGAGACTCCGTGCTTCCTGACACCAGCAGATTCACACCTTGGTTCGCCTGCATCTGCTGTGACGTGGACGTTCAGGACAGCTCTTATTCGTCTCACTGGGACCAGGACTTTGGACACAGCAACCCGGTCTTTTACAACTCCGTCTCCTACAGGGTTGAACAGACGTCGTGCAGCTCACAGCAGGCTTCACCCAGCTGCAGAGGACTGTGCCTGGTCCAGAACTATCCTCACACCAGGAGGAGATCAGTCTAA